gtgtgttactgtgtgtgtgtgttactctgtgtgtgtgtgtgtgtgtgttactctgtgtgtgtgttactctgtgtgtgtgttactctgtgtgtgtgttactctgtgtgtgtgtgttactctgtgtgtgttactctgtgtgtgttactctgtgtgagACTAAGGAACactaccacatatataggattctacaagctGTATctgagagcatgtcccaagatggacttgatctttccttagaacaaccagttgtccagacaaagtggagttGGAGGAGTAGAGTAGTAACATTTATACCATGTATGACgcaagttcctacagaatcatgttacatgagaaaaaccttctaacactctgtgtgtttcaggacgAAGACTCTCAGCGTTCAAAGCCGAGGAAAACTTTATTCAGTGGAGCTCTGAGGAAGCACAGCGActctgaacacaacacacacactcagacacacacacaccacggcAAGAGGACTGTACACAGAGGCTgccacacaggtaacacacacacacagacaacacacacacacagactcagctGGCAGTAGATGTGAGTGATTGTTTCAGGAAGACAAGGAaacctgctgcttcctgcttttATTCTAAATCTGaactgtgttcctgtgtgtgtctccagatGACACAGTGAGGTCAGAGAGCAGCTCAACATCAGACTCAACAGGACATGAttatggtaacacacacacacacacacacacacacacacacacgcaggtacAGGTATTGTAGCTCCACCTGCTGGTCGGattttcatctgctgttttctaactttaattttgaaaaacaaagcaggatGTTATCAGATGGCCTTTATTCTGAAGGTCTGACTGAGTCAGCAGCCCAGTGTAACCTGttgttacctgttgttacctgctgttacctgttgttacctgctgttacctgttgttacctgttgttacctgttgttacctgttgttacctgttgttacctgctgttagctgttgttacctgctgttacctgttgttacctgttgttacctgctgttacctgctgttacctgttgttacctgctgttacctgttgttacctgctgttagctgttgttacctgttgttacctgttgttacctgttgttacctgCTGTTAGCTGTTGTTACCTGCTGTTACCTGCTGTTAGCTGttgttacctgttgttacctgctgttagctgttgttacctgttgttacctgctgttagctgttgttacctgttgttacctgctgttacctgctgttacctgttgttacctgttgttacctgctgttacctgttgttacctgctgttacctgttgttacctgctgttacctgttgttacctgctgttagctgttgttacctgttgttacctgctgttacctgctgttacctgctgttacctgctgttacctgttgttacctgttgttatctgctgttacctgttgttacctgttacctgttgttacctgctgttacttgttacctgctgttacctgttgttacctgttgttacctgctgttacctgctgttacctgttgttacctgCTGCTAGCTGttgttacctgttgttacctgtggttacctgctgttacctgttgttacctgctgttgttacctgttgttacctgctgttacctgtGGTTACCTGTTGTTATCTGCTGttacctgctgttacctgttgttacctgttgttacctgttgttacctgttgttacctgctgttagctgttgttacctgttgttacctgttgttacctgttacctgttgttacctgctgttacttgttacctgctgttacctgttgttacctgctgttacctgttgttacctgctgttacctgttgttacctgctgttacctgctgttacctgttgttacctgctgttacctgctgttacctgttgttacctgctgttacctgttgttacctgctgttacctgttacctgctgttacctgtaGGTGTTTTACACTTGACTGCTGATTGGCTccaaacattaacaaaacatcCAATCAATTATGATCAACGTTAACTTGAAAGGTCTTCAAACTAAAATATTACATCTATAATGAGGAATCCTGTTCTACACAActaacctgtctgtctgcctgtctgtctgcctgcctgtctctcagATGACAGTGTCTCTCAGTGTCGCCCCCTGTTGGTCTCTGCTGGTTCTCCAGTGGAGATTTTCTACCCGAATAAAAGCAGGAAGAACTCAGTACacaacaggtacacacacacactcacacacacacacacacacacacacacacacacacacacacacacacacacacacacacacactcactcactcacacacacacacaggaacatacacacacactcactcacacacacgaacatacacacacacacacactcacacactcacacacacacacacacactcacacacactcactcactcactcactcactcacacactcacacactctcacacacacacgaacatacacacacacacacacacacactcactcacacacacacacaggaacatacacacacactcactcacacacacgaacatagacacacacacactcactcactcacacactcacacacactcacactcactcactcactcactcacacactcacacactctcacacacacacgaacatacacacactcactcacacactcacacactctcacacactcactcactcactcactcactcactcacacactcacacactctcacacacacacgaacatacacacactcactcacacactcacacactctcacacacacactcactcactcacacacactcacactcactcactcactcactcacacacaggaacatacacactcacacacacacacacacacacacacacactatctcacacacacacacaggaacatacacacacactcactcacacacacacacacacacacacacactatctcacacacacacacaggaacatacacactcacacactcacactcactcacacacacacacacaggaacatacacactcacacacacacactcacacacacacacacacactatctcacacacacacacaggaacatacacactcactcacacacacacacacactcacacactcactcactcactcactcacacactctcacacacacacgaacatacacacactcacactcactcacacacacacacacaggaacatacacacacacacacacacactatctcacacacacacacaggaacatacacactcactcacacacacacacacacacacacacacactctcacacacacacacacaggaacacacacacaggaacacacacacacaggaacacacacacacacacacacacacacaggaacacacacacacacacacacaggaacacacacacacacacactcacacacacacactctctcacacacacacacactcacacacacacactcactcacacacacacacacactcactcacacacacacacacacacacacacaggaacacacacacacacacacacacgaacccccacacatactcacacacacacactcacactcacacacacacacacacacactcacactcacacacacacacacactcacacacacgaacatacacacacacgaacatacacacacacacactcactcacacactcacacactctcacacacacacacgaacatacacacactcacacacactcacacacacactcactcactcactcacacacacacacacacacacactcacactcacacacacacacacacactcactcacacacacgaacatacacacacacacactcacacacacacacacacacacacacacactcactcactctcacacacacacgaacatacactcactcactcacacacacacacacagtcacatacacactcacacacacacacacacacacgaacatacactcactcactcacacacacacacacagtcacatacacactcacacacacacacacacacactcactcactctcacacacacacgaacatacacacactcacacacacacactcactcactcacacacacactcacactcactcacacacacacacacacagtaacatacacactcacacacacacactcactctctcactcactcacacacacacaggaacatacacacactcactctcacacacacaggaacacacacacacacacaggaacatacacacacgcactctcacacacacacacacacaggaacacacacacacacacacacacactcacacacacacactctctcacacacacacacacacacactcactctcacacacacacactcactcacacacacacacacacacacaggaacacacacactcacacacacactcacacacacacacacactcacactcacacacacacacacacacactcactcacacacacacacacacacactcacactcacactcacacacacacacactcacactcacactcacactcacactcacactcacactcacacacactcacacacacacacacacacacacacacacacacacacacacacaggaacacacacacacacacacaggaacacacacactcacacacacactcacacacacacacacactcacactcacacacacacacacacacactcacactcacacacacacacacacacacacacacacacactcactcacacacacacacacacacaggaacacacacactcacacacacactcacacacacacacacacacactcactcacacacacacacacacactcacactcacacacacacacacacacacacacacacacactcactcacacacacacacacacacacacacacactcactcacacacacacacacacacactcacactcacacacactcacacacacacacacacacacacacacacacactcacacacacactcacacacacacacacacacactcactcacacacacacacacacacactcacactcacacacacacacacacacacacacacacacacacactcacacactcacacacacacactcactcacacacacacacacacacacactcactcacacacacacacacacacaggaacacacacactcacactcacactcacacacacacacacacacactcactcacacacacacacacacacactcacactcacacacacacacacacacacacacacacacacactcactcacacacacacacacacacaggaacacacacactcacacacacactcacacacacacacacactcacactcacacacacacacacacacactcactcacacacacacacacacacactcacactcacactcacacacacacacactcacactcacactcacactcacactcacactcacactcacactcacacacacacacactcacactcacacacacacacacacacacacacacacacacactcacactcacacactcacactcacacacacacacacacacactcacacacacacacacacacacacacactcacacactcacacacactcacactcactcacactcactcactcacacactcacacactctcacacacacacgaacatacacacactcactcacacactcacacactctcacacactcacactcacacacactcacacacactcacactcacacacacacactcacacactcacactcacactcacacacactcacacacacacactcacactcacacacactcacacacactcactcacactcacactcacacacacacacactcactcacacacacacacacacaggaacactcacacactcacactcacactcacacacactcacactcactcacacacacacacactcacactcacactcacacacacactcacactcacactcacacacacacacactcacactcacacacacactcacactcacacacacacacacacacacacacactcacactcacacacacacacacactcacactcacacacacacacacacacactcacacactcacacacacactcacactcacactcacacacacacacacacactcacacacacacacacacactcacactcacacacacacacacactcacacacactcacactcacactcacacacacacactcacacacacacacaccacactcacacacacacactcacacacacacactcacacacacacacactcacacacactcacactcacactcacacacacacacacactcacacacacacacactcacacacacacactcacactcacactcacacacacacacactcacactcacacacacactcacacactcacacacactcacacacacacacactcacacacactcacacacacacacacacactcacactcacacactcacacacacacacacacacacacacactcacactcacacacacacactcacactcacacacactcacactcacactcacacacacacactcacactcacacacacacacacacactcacactcacacacacacacacacacacacacacactcacactcacactcactcacactcacacacacacacacacacacacacacacacacacacacacacactcacactcacacacacacacacacactcacacacacacacacactcacactcacactcacactcacacacacacactcacactcacacacacactcacacactcacactcacacacactcacactcacactcacactcacacacacacactcacactcacactcacacacacacacacacacacactcacactcacactcacactcacactcacacacacactcacactcacacactcacactcacacacacactcactcacactcacactcacacacacacactcacacacactcacacactcacacacacactcacacacacacacacactcacacacactcacacacacacactcacactcacacacacacactcacactcacacactcacacacacacactcactcactcacacacacactcacactcactcacacacacacacacacagtaacatacacactcacacacacacacactcactcacacacacacacacacaggaacatacacactcacacacacacactcactctctcactcactcacacacacacaggaacatacacacactcactctcacacacacaggaacacacacacacacacaggaacatacacacacgcactctcacacacacacacacacaggaacacacacacacacacacacacactcacacacacacacactcacacacacacactctctcacacaggaacacacacactcacacacacactcacacacacacacacactcacactcacacacacacacacacacactcactcacacacacaggaacacacacactcacacactcacactcacactcacacacacacacacacactcacactcacacacactcacacacacaggaacacacacactcacacactcactctcacactcacacacacacacacacacactcacacacacacacacacacacacacactcacacacacactcacactcacactcacacacactcacactcacacacactcacactcacactcacacacactcacactcacactcacacacactcacactcacaccacactcacacacacacacactcacactcacactcacacacactcacacacactcacactcacacacacacactcacacactcacactcacactcacacacactcacacacacacactcacactcacacacactcacacacactcactcacactcacactcacacacacacactcacactcacacacacacacacacacacacactcacactcacacactcactcacacacacacacacacacacacacacacacacaggaacactcacacactcacacacacacactcacacactcacactcacacacactcacacacacacacacacactcacactcacacacactcacacacacacacactcacacacacacacactcactcacacacacacacacacacacaggaacactcacacactcacacacacactcacactcacacacactcacactcactcacacacacacacacacacactcacactcacactcacacacacactcacactcacactcacacacacacacactcacactcacacacacacacacacacacacacacacacactcacactcacacacacacacacactcacactcacacacacacacacacacacacacacactcacactcacacacacacactcacacacactcacacactcacacacacactcacactcacacacacacacacacactcacacacacacacacacactcacactcacacacacacacacactcacacacactcacactcacacacactcacacacacacacactcacactcacacacacacactcacacacacacactcacacacacacactcacacacacacacactcacactcacactcacacactcacactcacacacacacactcacacacacacacacactcacacacactcacactcacacacacacactcacacacacacactcacacacacacacactcacactcacacacacacactcacacacacacactcacactcacacacacacacacactcacacacactcacactcacactcacacacacacacacacactcacacacacacacacactcacacacactcacactcacactcacacacacacactcacactcacacacacacactcacacacacacactcacactcacacacacacactcacacacacacactcacactcacacacacacacacactcacacacactcacactcacactcacacacacacactcacacacacacacactcacactcacacactcacactcacacacacacactcacacacacacacactcacactcacactcacacacacacactcacacacacacacacactcacactcacacacacacacacactcacacacacacacacacacactcacacacacacactcacactcacacacacacactcacactcacacacacacactcacacacacacacactcacactcacacacacacactcacacacacacactcacactcacacacacacacacactcacacacacacacacacacacacacacactcacactcacacacacacacacactcacacacacacacacacacactcacacacacacactcacactcacacacacacactcacacacacacactcacactcacacacacacactcacacacacacacactcacactcacacacacacacactcacactcacacacacacactcacacacacacactcacacacactcacactcacactcacacacacacacacactcacacactcacacactcacactcacactcacactcacacacacacacacacacacacactcacactcacacacacacacacacctgtccctctcctctttcaggACCGACCATCCGGAGACTCTTCAGACCCATAAGCCCCTCCACCCGCCTCCTTCCCATCCTCCCTCActtcccctccaccccccccctcgTTCTCAGgagtcctcctcctcgtctggCCCGTCTGATCCAGGACCAGCAGGGGAGGAAGGGGTCCAGGTTAACGCCGCTCGCCATAGCAACAGCTCGGACGGCCTCCTGGACCGCGTCACCcccctggaggaggaggggcaggcACAGCGGGGGGGATTGTGGGTAAACGCTCCCCCAGGGTCCAGAGGAACGAACGCCGCTGGAGGGTTGCGGAGCGCCGAGGCGCTGACGAACGGATGGACGAGGACGAACAGTGGGGCCGGTGAGGGGGGAGCGGGGGGTCGcggaagagggggaggaagagggtgggGCTACAGCGAGGTCCTGCTGGACTATGTTTgggggaaacagctgcagcGGCAGCAGTCGCAGCCCAGCAGGCAGCCAATCACGTCGCACCACCAGCTGCTCTGCAACGGCTGCCCCCCCCAGCAGCCCCCGGGGGCCCCGCCCACCTACGGCAGTCATCTGGGCGACCAGCGACGAGTCAAAGTCACCCGCACCAAGTCCTGCGGGCCTTTCCTGCCGGTGAGCCAGAGCGATACCCATAATCCTCCTCTGTCCACCATCCAGCctgacccccacccccacctgcTACCCCCCCGACCCCCACAGCTGCCCCCCGCCCAGGACGCCCAGCTGGAGGAGGCCACCAGGAGCCTCCACAAAGCCCTCGCTCTGGAAGGTAAGTCCCGCCCACTTCCTGTGAGCAATTCCATCACTttccagacagacaggcagcagttTCCCTTTAATGTGTTCATGACTAAAACTCTGGGGGGGTCGCTGCAGTCCGCCCCCCAGGCCGCTCCAGGCCCAGCAGGCGTTCAGAGCTCTGCCTGTCGGGTTGGACGGCGTGCAGCTGAATGAGGCTCTGCAGAACGCCAGGGCGGTGCGGTGTGTGACCTGAGCCGAGGTCCGGCCCTGAGCCgaggtcctcctctctccaaaCTGAACGGGCCCCCCCCCAATCTGAAGTTCAGCAGGTTTGTAGATGTGAAAGATGAAGCTGGGTCACTGCAGCACAATCAGAGCCGGCGTGTTCGGACCTGAGGGGGAACAAACACCCCCAGGACACCCCCACcctgacagagcagcagggtCCCAGCGCTTTGTGGACGTGTTAACTCCCGAATAGTCTGAAGCTTCATTCTTAACATGGAGACCCTGTGGGGGCCGCTGGGGGGGTTTGGGCTGACGGGGCTCCTCGGCGTCGTAATCAAGCGTAGAGAGGCCAGAGAGGGATGCGCACTAGACGCTGTTAGAAGActgaccccccccacacctaAAGGCAACGTGTCACAGTTTTTAGTCACAGACTGTGATTTTGTAAAGGGGGGGGGTCCCATGCTTACATACCCATTATTCACCTGTTTAAACAGTCAGTGAGAACCTGAAGAGCTCCTGAACGCCACACGGCGGTCAGAAACCACCAAAACTTTCCTTCACATTCAAACTCCTTGTGGTGTCGGCTGCTGATGGAGAGACACACACCTGCCCGGcaatgccccccccccgccaTGATGGGCCGGAGGATCCCCAGTAAAACAGGGCAGATGAAACTTGCTGATGGTACAGAAGGACGCAGCAGCTCCTGAAGGTTAAGATGAAGCTGGTCAGCTTAAACGTTAGCACTTAGCACGCAAGTAACGTTAGCAGTTAGCATGCAAGTAACGTTAGCCCTGTTAATGGGACAGTGGCTACCTAGCTTCAGAGCAGCTGTAGCCTCAGTGAGAAGAAAGGTCCCACtgcatgtggggggggggggggggtgatccCGGATATTGAACTGTGAGCTATATTATTGGCCAGCTGATGCAGTGACGCCCTTCCCTCAGACAACATCACACCAACCCCCAAATTCACACACCCCCACTACCCCCGATGctttcaccctccctccctgaaACCCCCCGGTGAGCTCTGGCTGGTTAAGAgaggtgtgttgtgttttgtacCATTTTGGGAGGGGGGGCGCTCACCGATGAGGAACCTGCTGTAACGTGTTGTGACTGTGTGATTGACAGGTCTGAGGGACTGGTACCTGAGGAACACGATAGGCTCCACCCACCAAAACAAGGCCAACGGGAACGTCAGCGCGGGGGTCAGCTCCAAGGGGAACGGGGGGGTCAACTGTCAGGTCGGAGGGGGCGGAGCTCTGCAAGGCAGACGGAGGACTCACGGTGTCATTCAGCAGTCGACCTATCAGATGGAGACGAGTCATCACGCTCCGCCGCATCACAAACAGACGCTGCCGCACTCAGCCACGTTCCACGGACACCCGCTGCATGGCAGGTAGGACTTACCTGCACAGGTAACGTTGGTGCTGCCAGAACACCTGGGCGTGGCCCTGACCAGctgactctctctgtctctctcaggtcTGTGGATAGCTCGCTCTaccatgacccccccccccctcagaaaCAGGACGCCCCCATCAGAGACCTGACGCTGGACCAGCCGTCTCCTGGAACTCTGGTCTgactcactgaccaatcaggacGTAGACGGACAGACGCGCAGACCGATCCcaggctgacttcctgttgacCTTGACTTGAGGGCTCAGACGCCATCGTCTCAGAGGGACTCACCCGAAGCCCCGCCCACCACGACTTCAGGGTCATGATGTCACTGTCCTGTTGGTCAAGGTCACATCTGGACCCTCctgtacccccccccacccggcTCTGGTTCGATCAGGAATGGAAATGAGTTTGTGTCTAAACTGACTGCTCCAAGTCTGAACTTGTTTTGCCCCCAAAGGGTTTGTGGGTAAAATCCAGAGACTGAGCTGCAGGTTTTTTTACCgtttttaaagttttctgcGACATCTTGAATCTGTAACTGAACTCTGCTCAGACAATCACAACTGAACCACATTTTATAGGAACTTTTGATAAAAGCGACGATGATGAAACTGTTGCACTCTGAGGACACAATCACCAGCTGATTACATCACCAGCTGACATCACAGACTGTCTCTAAAGACGGACGCCGTGACGGCTCCTCAAAGTGAAGCCAAGCACcctggtggctgctgctgcataagccccgccccctctgtGCTATTGGACGGGATGTGAGCCAAACCAAAAAGGACACGTCAAAAAGATGTTTGTTATTTTAGGTTCCTGTCGCGCTGACGTCTGTTCCGGCGTTTGTGTTTCTGACGCgtttgtttttaatcactgaTGTGATGCTGCAGAAGAGGAGTGATGTCATGAATGGGgtcatgtggggggggggggggggggtgtctccTGCTCCGATCACTACTGCACAAGATGGCGGCGGCTGTATCAGCCTCATGTTTCAGCTTCACTATTAAATAGTGGGAGGATGAGGACACGGCGGTCTTTAtttacagtcagtgtgtgacatcaccagctgatgacatcaccagcGCAGTCCGACAGACCGACATTGTTGTGATGAACTTTTGATAAAGTCTGACCTGATCAGGTGACCTGTTCGATCGCTCAGGTGAGTCCAGACACCAGCAGGTGAGACTCTTCAGGTATTCTGACACTTTGGACTCGACGtctcaaacagcagctgcaggaaacacaaagaggtgAAGACGaggacggacagacacacacctccacctgtcctgCTGTCCTCCATCTTTACAAAACCACAAGCTTCCCCCTGCCTGCACCCACAGACACCAGTACCTCCACCAGTAGCACCAGTACCACCACTAGTACCAGCA
This sequence is a window from Pempheris klunzingeri isolate RE-2024b chromosome 11, fPemKlu1.hap1, whole genome shotgun sequence. Protein-coding genes within it:
- the ccdc120a gene encoding coiled-coil domain-containing protein 120 — protein: MATGVNYWSSDEPAYKVRECVWGREQGWSSEDGGGGVTWETQAMEVKGQLISAPDPLTCPDRKGRERMAELQERRRSLQVLLSTRLAELRRICLQEAELTGAVPSDFPLEEGEKPPCVRRRGGTTRQGNRKCRTEDEDSQRSKPRKTLFSGALRKHSDSEHNTHTQTHTHHGKRTVHRGCHTDDTVRSESSSTSDSTGHDYDDSVSQCRPLLVSAGSPVEIFYPNKSRKNSVHNRTDHPETLQTHKPLHPPPSHPPSLPLHPPPRSQESSSSSGPSDPGPAGEEGVQVNAARHSNSSDGLLDRVTPLEEEGQAQRGGLWVNAPPGSRGTNAAGGLRSAEALTNGWTRTNSGAGEGGAGGRGRGGGRGWGYSEVLLDYVWGKQLQRQQSQPSRQPITSHHQLLCNGCPPQQPPGAPPTYGSHLGDQRRVKVTRTKSCGPFLPVSQSDTHNPPLSTIQPDPHPHLLPPRPPQLPPAQDAQLEEATRSLHKALALEGLRDWYLRNTIGSTHQNKANGNVSAGVSSKGNGGVNCQVGGGGALQGRRRTHGVIQQSTYQMETSHHAPPHHKQTLPHSATFHGHPLHGRSVDSSLYHDPPPPQKQDAPIRDLTLDQPSPGTLV